In the genome of Pontibacter actiniarum, the window GAATAAAACAGTATATTTGTCATATAAACAAACTCAAAGTATGCGTAATTCAAGAATTGCAGGCGTTGGCCACTACGTGCCGGATAACGTGGTAACAAACAAGGATCTGGAAAAGATAATGGATACCTCGGATGAATGGATTCGTGAACGGACAGGTATTGTGGAGCGGCGCTACTTTCAGGAAGGTGTAGACACAACTGCCAACATGGGGGCTGCTGCTGCACGCAAGGCCATACAGATGGCTGGGCTGGAGGCCACAGACATTGACCTGATCGTGTTTGCCACCCTGAGCCCAGACTACCTCTTCCCGGGTTCCGGGGTGCTTTTGCAGCGTGAGCTGGGGCTGAAAGAGATACCGGCCCTGGACGTGCGTAACCAATGCTCCGGTTTTATCTATGCCTTGTCTGTGGGGGATCAGTTTATAAAGACCGGCATGTACAACAACGTGCTGGTTGTGGGCGCTGAGATTCACTCCACCGGTCTCGACTTTTCTACCCGTGGTCGCGGTGTGTCTGTTATCTTCGGTGACGGCGCAGGCGCTGTGGTTCTTACCCCGTCTGAAAGCAATGACCGCGGCATCCTGTCTACGCACCTGCACTCC includes:
- a CDS encoding 3-oxoacyl-ACP synthase III family protein; protein product: MRNSRIAGVGHYVPDNVVTNKDLEKIMDTSDEWIRERTGIVERRYFQEGVDTTANMGAAAARKAIQMAGLEATDIDLIVFATLSPDYLFPGSGVLLQRELGLKEIPALDVRNQCSGFIYALSVGDQFIKTGMYNNVLVVGAEIHSTGLDFSTRGRGVSVIFGDGAGAVVLTPSESNDRGILSTHLHSDGEFAEELAVTAPNSNKKERLTHEMIDDGSVYPYMNGNMVFKHAVTRFPEVIEEALNKNGYKAEDIDLLVPHQANLRITSYIQQKMQLPAEKVMSNIHKYGNTTAASVPIALSEAYEEGRVKEGDLVCLAAFGSGFTWASALIRW